In Neodiprion virginianus isolate iyNeoVirg1 chromosome 6, iyNeoVirg1.1, whole genome shotgun sequence, the genomic window CGGATCTCACTCGgttaaagaaatttgaaatgacaAAAGAATTGACGAATGACACTCTACTTACAAATGACTCTGGaaataatgaagaagaaattaacTTCAATCATACGCCTGAAAATTCACCAATCCAATTACCTACTCCGAAAGCACTGCCTGaagataattttgaaatatcattGAACAGTATAGATACTCCTGGAGTTGTGCCtgataaaatgaatattgGACAAACAAGTGATGTAACACTAAATAAGGAAGATGCAATATGTCAGGTTCAGGACGACAAGAAACAAGTTATTTGCAATTATCAAAGCATGCTTTCTGATAATGACAGAGAGCATACTATTTTAAATAACAGTGATCAGATGGCACACACAGTATCGTCTCAACCAACAAGTCCACAGAGTTCAGCAATTTATTGTCACGGTCAGTCTGTAAAATCATCTGTTGTTTTGGACATATCAAGAAATAACCAAGTATCAGACCTAAGTTCCACCGGTGACTTAATTCGTAGTGACCCTACTACTGATTTAAGTACAATACATAACATTAATAAATCCTCTCTTGCCAACGATGCAAAGCTAGTGAAATTCTCAGTATCCTCTAAATCAATGAACATACTGCAGTCAAATGctcaatttttgaacaaaagtagGAACTTTCTGAATTTCATTACAGAAAAGTCAACAAATATTATGGAGAAAACTTTGTTACCTCAAAATTTAGCTGCTAAATATAACAACATACTTAGAATGACAGAGAACAACCCCACAGATTATAAAAAGTATGTAGAAGGGAGTGGAACTAGTTCAAATTCTGTAGGAATGGATCTAACACCGAATGGTGACGATAAAACAGTGCACAACACTCAGGCTAGCTGCCAAATTATGTGTGATGTAACAGATGAGTCACAACATATAAACACCAGTAATTTGTGTGACAGAGTGCAACAACATGAATCCACTGCGGAACAATTTAGTATTCAAGATAATTCTACGAATGAAGATGGAAATTCATTCCATAACCATTCCATGAAAAAACATGAGCCTGATTCTACTATTATACCTCAAGAACAAGAAACTGAAACATCATTACCTTCCAATGTACCTGCAGATTCAACTTCCAAGAATAGTAAACCAAGTCATGATCTTCAAATGCCAAATCGAATTGTTGAGGAATTGCTAAACAATTTGGAATTCAACAGTGCTCAAACAAATCGAGATACAGTCAGTTCAGTTAATGTAACTAATTCTCATTTGCCTAATAAAACAGTAGTAGCAATGCATGCACACAATCTTAATATGCTGGATGGGATTGACAATACTAATTGCAGTAACTGTACGAGTAGCATAGAAATTAATGAGCAACTGTTAATGAAAGAGAACACATCTGATGATATAATATTAGTTACTCGAAATAACAGCAATTCTGATACTTCACCTAGTTCACAATCAGTGTCAAGTGAACACTTCAGTCGGGAGCACGAAAGTGTTGAGCACAATGCTGTTGAGAGCCAGAGAGATAAATTGATTGATCTCGGGTTGCTTGACCAGCCAGTTTATGTGACTCTTGTAAGAGATTATCGCACTTTAAAGGAAGAAAACAGCAAGTTGTCAGAGACTGTGCTGAAGTTGGAAATGGAAAACCAAAGATTCGCTGCTGAAAACAGCAGTGAATTATATGTTTTGCAGCTAGAAACTcttgaaaaaacaattgaaaaactgAGAAGTGATTTGAGGCAAGCAACTGCTAATCAGGAAGTACTTAAAAAAGAATATCTTCTCGCTaataaagaaaaggaaagCATGGTCATGAAATATGCGATTAGCGAAAAACAGCTTATAGAGACGCAAAGGTAAACTTTTATTTGATTAActaaatttgataatttttgagTTCACAA contains:
- the LOC124306905 gene encoding coiled-coil domain-containing protein 186-like isoform X4; protein product: MDEVVIQSFDNITRDSEKCFVNVKPADMDSSLQCDNGSKKEEVTSPTNATKDSSNYHDNSLVMPDDNLDVRKVHSSNKMTEVANQRLKNLCGHELTSLENEDISSTFQLSLINSSEEVNSSTDLTRLKKFEMTKELTNDTLLTNDSGNNEEEINFNHTPENSPIQLPTPKALPEDNFEISLNSIDTPGVVPDKMNIGQTSDVTLNKEDAICQVQDDKKQVICNYQSMLSDNDREHTILNNSDQMAHTVSSQPTSPQSSAIYCHGQSVKSSVVLDISRNNQVSDLSSTGDLIRSDPTTDLSTIHNINKSSLANDAKLVKFSVSSKSMNILQSNAQFLNKSRNFLNFITEKSTNIMEKTLLPQNLAAKYNNILRMTENNPTDYKKYVEGSGTSSNSVGMDLTPNGDDKTVHNTQASCQIMCDVTDESQHINTSNLCDRVQQHESTAEQFSIQDNSTNEDGNSFHNHSMKKHEPDSTIIPQEQETETSLPSNVPADSTSKNSKPSHDLQMPNRIVEELLNNLEFNSAQTNRDTVSSVNVTNSHLPNKTVVAMHAHNLNMLDGIDNTNCSNCTSSIEINEQLLMKENTSDDIILVTRNNSNSDTSPSSQSVSSEHFSREHESVEHNAVESQRDKLIDLGLLDQPVYVTLVRDYRTLKEENSKLSETVLKLEMENQRFAAENSSELYVLQLETLEKTIEKLRSDLRQATANQEVLKKEYLLANKEKESMVMKYAISEKQLIETQRAREYAERKINEAFKEQELLHTKLKQVQGERTRICNILDGKCHELTDVQKEVDRLKEELSMRDVKLKWTQNKLKTELEAQKENQQKLDKAMIRINEMKEECEQVRKESHETIRKFQQSEENKVVTLDQQLKEQQARLILERHVTEDKEMSRLQLQKEVETLKQRQLVLIEENNTLSLKVQNLEKERLNYENNLSNLKVIADQRQKEIVDLVGKVSQLETLKLQLTHKEQLLSSNDAEVERLRQSNTELQADMEWCREREAHMLDFTQKLTDKNVRLQSEFTAIEAKNEQLELEQGPLHDQIKELSAKVKLLEVSLSSEKSKRTEECELLARHVAEQTQLARNLAQKLEDSQGENAVLRRKQQISVKEMTKELQMCKKRLDAYESGSPSNSLDQISRTGSNSSLSTGETLNGAVSDNSNSGDHTLQSTEPDRQTLIDRIVKLQKIRVKQAEKLDFLEEHTRTLLNELQKKSKIIKNYILHENPDAMGSNERDRNKTD